A genomic region of Candidatus Cloacimonadota bacterium contains the following coding sequences:
- a CDS encoding NAD-binding protein yields the protein MKGYITSKLLKKFLIAGTALLIIIFGSTAVYWFIAGDSYSMLDCLYMTVVTISTIGYSEIIDLSNHSFGRVFTMIIAFTGVGILTYVLSTITAFTVEGELKATFRRRKMEKKIERLKNHYIVCGVGQVGLHIINELYTTGRNSVVVALTEERIQRLEERFPEQLYVEGDPIEDSILKKAGIDRAAGLFAAMDDDNKNLIISLSARQINPNIKVVASCHNNMNAEKMKKAGASAVVSPTLIGGLRMASEMIRPTVVSFLDTMLRDTNKNLRIEETPPLDSFEGSQLKDLNLKQFKNTLVLALHTKIGWIYSPAETYMIGKGTSLIIMTTPKERTLIEKLIQKK from the coding sequence ATGAAAGGATATATAACCTCAAAGCTTCTTAAGAAATTCCTCATTGCAGGCACGGCTCTGCTGATTATCATATTCGGGTCAACTGCCGTGTATTGGTTCATCGCTGGAGATTCATATTCCATGCTTGACTGCTTGTATATGACCGTTGTGACGATTTCTACGATCGGCTATTCAGAAATAATCGACCTGTCAAACCACTCCTTTGGTAGAGTTTTTACAATGATCATCGCATTTACAGGTGTGGGTATCCTGACATATGTACTTTCAACGATTACTGCTTTCACTGTCGAAGGAGAATTAAAAGCGACCTTCAGGAGAAGAAAGATGGAAAAAAAGATCGAACGTTTAAAAAATCATTATATTGTGTGCGGCGTGGGACAGGTTGGACTCCACATCATAAATGAGCTCTATACAACAGGAAGAAATAGTGTTGTTGTTGCCTTGACCGAGGAACGAATTCAACGACTTGAAGAACGTTTCCCTGAACAACTGTATGTTGAAGGGGATCCGATAGAAGATTCAATATTGAAAAAAGCGGGCATCGATAGGGCGGCAGGGCTTTTCGCTGCGATGGATGATGACAATAAGAATCTTATCATCAGCCTATCGGCACGTCAGATTAATCCCAACATTAAAGTTGTGGCAAGCTGTCATAATAATATGAATGCCGAGAAGATGAAAAAAGCCGGTGCCAGTGCTGTGGTTTCTCCAACACTCATCGGGGGACTGAGAATGGCTTCTGAAATGATACGCCCAACCGTGGTTTCTTTCCTCGACACCATGCTCCGCGACACGAATAAAAATCTTCGTATCGAAGAAACACCTCCTCTCGATTCCTTCGAAGGTTCGCAACTCAAAGATCTTAATCTCAAACAATTTAAAAATACACTTGTTCTTGCATTGCACACAAAAATTGGATGGATTTATAGTCCTGCCGAAACATATATGATTGGCAAGGGAACATCCCTCATAATAATGACGACACCTAAAGAACGCACATTAATTGAAAAACTTATACAAAAGAAATAA
- a CDS encoding anti-sigma factor antagonist (This anti-anti-sigma factor, or anti-sigma factor antagonist, belongs to a family that includes characterized members SpoIIAA, RsbV, RsfA, and RsfB.) has protein sequence MFEVKVHSIQDYPCLRLKGRLDGLGAEIFEKETGSLNNDSAHWIVDFENVDYMSSAGMRALLKKEKELRKKGGMLILFGLDPEVEKVLALTGLAKQFILAGDLEEALAHARSHIKTNEQKIAFEKEECSFTCIGTFDCHSAIDIWNNSKSSSSPRFGKDSYIHTNLKELGFSLGIGGFGNTSAQAEEGLGLFLSLAHAAGVSPADGFCRPDFLFTNEPVDVPMYVAQGLSFSGNPSLTINKDSAGTLSLEKLLNAYHSFLAPQMTSMPAAWGFAILAEVTSISASKTKTKEELCNSISTPCIENQGKIALIFGVYYNHYKLSKDDTLRHLINNLQIFPASSSYYAHAFILDEIFSVEGDAFNKIIHQISQSEHVMDVVRIESDTIISNAKSWIFLPSYIRSAEEKRLVIEITEGTRYETEWDTLVRRIYADCGRVILDQLHGGFTSITFRVTSYDKDGRRLLPTVLKIGSVENNDREVNAYHKYVKKFILNNSTTIMGTTTYKNWGGLRYNFLGINGPDSNLVWLADYYKNHPAEKLIPIFDRIFTEILKPWYGQPQWEPVYPYAEHSPLNLFSNLFETLEQELDISPDDRTLHSEELERDIINPYYFLKYEYPKRKSRSQLWYKSISHGDLNMQNILLDEKENIYIIDFSETKSRNIVEDFARLEPIFKIEMCSIENEVALKEMLQFEQGLLVANRLNELPLFTYNGNDPMVKKAYEMICKLREYSNTVTLFETDIIPYLIALLEWTYPIVCYIQLNKNKKRYAILSAALICEKIVELEDKNNAKL, from the coding sequence ATGTTTGAAGTCAAAGTACATTCAATTCAGGACTATCCATGTCTCAGATTAAAAGGACGTCTTGATGGTCTTGGTGCTGAAATTTTTGAAAAAGAAACCGGCTCTCTCAATAATGATTCAGCTCACTGGATCGTTGATTTCGAGAATGTTGACTACATGTCCAGCGCTGGAATGAGAGCTCTCCTGAAAAAGGAAAAAGAACTCAGGAAAAAAGGTGGGATGCTTATCCTGTTTGGTCTAGATCCTGAAGTTGAAAAAGTACTTGCGCTTACAGGACTTGCTAAACAATTCATTCTTGCTGGCGATCTGGAAGAAGCTCTTGCGCATGCCCGATCTCATATAAAAACAAATGAACAGAAAATAGCATTTGAAAAAGAAGAATGTTCGTTTACGTGCATCGGAACCTTCGATTGTCATTCAGCCATCGATATCTGGAATAACTCAAAATCCTCATCATCTCCGCGATTTGGTAAAGACTCATATATTCATACAAACTTGAAAGAACTTGGGTTCTCTCTTGGTATTGGCGGATTCGGTAATACTTCTGCCCAAGCCGAAGAGGGCTTAGGGCTATTTCTATCGCTTGCACATGCCGCGGGTGTTTCTCCAGCAGACGGATTTTGCAGACCTGATTTTCTGTTCACAAACGAACCTGTCGATGTTCCTATGTATGTTGCGCAAGGATTGAGTTTTTCCGGCAACCCGTCATTGACTATCAATAAAGATTCTGCTGGAACTCTTTCGTTGGAGAAACTTCTTAATGCATACCATTCCTTTTTGGCCCCACAGATGACAAGCATGCCAGCCGCCTGGGGTTTTGCTATACTTGCAGAAGTAACCTCTATCTCTGCTTCAAAGACGAAAACCAAAGAAGAGCTGTGCAACTCAATATCAACTCCCTGTATTGAAAACCAAGGTAAAATAGCTCTAATTTTTGGAGTTTACTACAATCATTACAAACTCTCAAAAGACGATACTCTTCGTCATCTTATAAATAATCTACAGATATTTCCGGCTTCTTCCTCCTATTATGCACATGCATTCATTCTTGATGAAATCTTCAGTGTTGAAGGTGATGCATTTAATAAGATCATTCATCAGATTTCTCAATCTGAACATGTAATGGATGTTGTTCGAATAGAGTCCGACACAATCATTTCAAATGCAAAATCCTGGATCTTTCTCCCTTCATATATCAGATCTGCAGAAGAAAAACGCCTTGTCATCGAAATAACGGAAGGAACACGATACGAAACGGAATGGGATACGCTCGTTCGCAGAATATATGCTGACTGCGGCAGGGTAATTCTCGACCAATTGCATGGCGGTTTCACGTCGATTACATTCCGAGTTACCAGCTATGACAAAGATGGTCGCCGCCTGCTGCCGACAGTATTAAAAATCGGTTCTGTCGAGAATAATGACCGCGAAGTAAATGCCTATCATAAATACGTGAAAAAGTTTATTCTGAATAACAGCACAACGATTATGGGAACAACCACCTATAAAAATTGGGGTGGGCTTCGCTATAATTTTCTTGGCATCAACGGCCCAGACAGCAATCTTGTATGGCTTGCGGACTACTATAAAAACCATCCAGCAGAAAAACTCATCCCCATCTTTGACCGCATTTTTACCGAAATCCTTAAACCGTGGTATGGACAACCCCAATGGGAGCCTGTCTATCCATATGCAGAACATTCTCCTCTAAATCTATTCTCAAATCTATTTGAAACGCTTGAGCAAGAATTGGACATATCGCCCGATGATCGGACTCTTCACAGCGAGGAATTGGAAAGAGATATCATCAATCCATACTATTTTCTTAAATACGAATATCCAAAAAGAAAAAGTAGGTCACAATTGTGGTATAAATCAATCTCTCACGGTGATCTGAACATGCAGAACATCCTTCTTGATGAGAAAGAGAATATTTATATCATTGATTTCTCAGAAACAAAATCGCGGAACATCGTTGAAGATTTTGCACGCCTTGAGCCAATCTTCAAGATAGAAATGTGCTCCATTGAAAACGAAGTGGCACTAAAAGAAATGCTACAATTTGAGCAAGGGCTTCTTGTAGCAAATCGTCTGAATGAACTGCCTCTATTTACGTATAATGGAAATGATCCAATGGTGAAAAAAGCATATGAAATGATCTGCAAGCTTAGAGAGTACTCAAATACCGTGACACTCTTTGAAACAGACATCATACCATACCTGATCGCTCTGCTGGAGTGGACATATCCCATCGTTTGCTATATCCAGCTAAACAAAAATAAGAAACGATATGCTATACTCAGTGCAGCTCTGATCTGCGAAAAAATAGTAGAATTGGAAGATAAGAACAATGCCAAACTATAA
- the xth gene encoding exodeoxyribonuclease III, translating into MPNYKMISWNVNGLRALLKKGFLDFLRDSDPDFLCIQETKLQEGQVDLDLPEYNDYWNYAVKKGYAGTAILTKYKPVGVYNDMGIVMHDNEGRIITLEYENFYFVNVYTPNSQRGLTRLEYRQVWDKDFLAYMKNLEGNKPVIFCGDLNVAHKEIDLARPKDNRHNAGFTDEEREDFDKIVDAGFIDTFREFNEDGGNYSWWSYMFNARANNVGWRIDYFLISQMLRPHLKDAFILSDVMGSDHCPVGIEVDL; encoded by the coding sequence ATGCCAAACTATAAAATGATATCCTGGAATGTAAACGGGCTTCGGGCTTTATTAAAGAAAGGTTTTCTGGATTTTTTAAGGGACTCCGATCCTGATTTTTTGTGCATCCAGGAAACAAAGTTGCAGGAGGGACAGGTGGACCTCGACCTTCCCGAATACAATGACTATTGGAATTATGCGGTGAAGAAAGGATATGCGGGAACAGCAATTCTCACCAAATATAAGCCCGTCGGAGTTTATAATGATATGGGAATTGTCATGCATGATAATGAAGGCAGGATTATTACCTTGGAATATGAGAATTTCTATTTTGTGAACGTGTATACTCCCAATTCACAGAGAGGGCTGACACGACTCGAATACCGGCAGGTGTGGGATAAGGATTTCCTTGCTTATATGAAAAATCTTGAAGGGAACAAGCCCGTGATCTTCTGCGGTGATCTTAATGTTGCACATAAGGAGATCGATCTGGCCCGTCCAAAAGACAATCGTCATAATGCTGGTTTCACTGATGAAGAGAGAGAAGATTTTGATAAGATCGTCGATGCAGGATTCATCGATACGTTTCGTGAATTCAATGAAGATGGGGGTAATTATTCGTGGTGGAGCTATATGTTCAATGCCCGTGCAAATAATGTGGGATGGAGGATCGATTACTTCCTGATCTCACAAATGCTACGTCCACATCTTAAGGATGCTTTTATTCTTTCCGATGTTATGGGATCGGATCATTGCCCGGTGGGGATTGAGGTTGATTTATAA
- a CDS encoding dTMP kinase, with the protein MNRKGLFITFEGIEGCGKSTQARFLTESLRTLGYEVLLTREPGGPRISEKIRKLLLNKEYTEMHRLTEVFLYMASRAQHTVEWIKPALEIGQIVICDRYYDSTYAYQGAAREIPEKEIEKINNIATTGLKPDVTYIIDVPVEIGLERLHNGTKAEDIDRLESEDVAFHRRVREGYLKLVEKEPERVVIIDGTKNVEDIHKDIMFNFTERYKDLSGEQQ; encoded by the coding sequence ATGAATAGAAAAGGTCTCTTTATTACATTCGAAGGCATCGAAGGGTGTGGAAAAAGCACACAGGCAAGATTTCTAACAGAATCTCTTCGAACTCTCGGGTATGAAGTTCTCCTCACCAGAGAACCTGGCGGACCACGTATTTCCGAAAAAATAAGAAAGCTGCTTCTCAATAAAGAATATACTGAAATGCACCGCCTCACAGAGGTATTTCTGTATATGGCGAGCAGGGCTCAGCATACTGTTGAGTGGATAAAACCAGCCCTTGAAATAGGGCAGATCGTTATTTGTGACAGATATTATGATTCTACCTATGCTTACCAGGGGGCAGCTCGAGAGATACCGGAAAAAGAGATAGAAAAAATTAACAATATCGCTACAACTGGACTCAAGCCAGATGTGACGTATATTATTGATGTCCCTGTCGAGATCGGTCTTGAGCGGCTTCATAACGGAACAAAAGCCGAGGACATTGACCGGCTCGAAAGCGAAGATGTTGCTTTTCATCGACGGGTTCGAGAAGGATACCTCAAGCTTGTGGAAAAGGAACCTGAACGCGTGGTGATAATCGACGGGACAAAGAATGTCGAAGATATTCATAAGGATATAATGTTTAATTTTACCGAAAGATACAAAGATTTATCAGGGGAGCAACAATGA